The proteins below are encoded in one region of Syntrophorhabdaceae bacterium:
- a CDS encoding S-layer homology domain-containing protein → MTSKKFLIVFLAGFLFIPFLSGCDKPQVVKCTLPEDNPQHHYVRGMEAIEQGRLDVAKEKFERALYCDENFYPANGGLAIVSAYRVVQQKDPGYSAVDRKRAIDYVENRGARAVSDEDKFDHFLSVIRVDTIMDGRDWLDKAESAYRMAKELKVDERKLYYYQGIEALDYFMGLAYVEAMEFQKARDKFASVLNAKREGKWNEKADKAWKKMDKIVQAMAGITVGDVGKKIAIKDSVTRADLAALLVDELKIDKLFAGRIPVQSQLDRMKPEFTPADMMNNPFRDEIQTIMKWRVRGLEPKYDETTKAYLFNPTEVVKRGEMAFILEDVLIKLTGDDKIATAYFGQSKSPFPDIRPTSPIYNAVMNMTSRGIMVGELSGEFRPDDPVTGADALLALRMLKQRMNIY, encoded by the coding sequence ATGACGAGTAAAAAGTTTTTAATTGTTTTTCTGGCAGGCTTTCTATTCATTCCTTTTTTATCAGGTTGTGATAAGCCCCAAGTTGTTAAATGCACATTGCCTGAGGATAATCCTCAACATCACTATGTAAGGGGTATGGAGGCTATTGAACAGGGAAGGCTTGATGTGGCAAAAGAAAAATTTGAAAGGGCATTATATTGTGATGAAAACTTCTACCCTGCCAATGGCGGTCTTGCCATCGTCTCTGCCTATAGGGTTGTCCAGCAAAAAGACCCTGGATATAGTGCAGTAGACAGGAAAAGGGCAATAGATTATGTGGAGAACAGGGGTGCAAGGGCAGTAAGTGATGAGGATAAATTTGATCATTTTCTTTCCGTAATAAGGGTTGATACCATTATGGATGGAAGAGACTGGCTTGATAAGGCGGAGAGTGCCTATAGGATGGCAAAAGAATTAAAGGTAGACGAAAGAAAACTATATTATTATCAGGGAATAGAAGCCCTTGATTATTTCATGGGGCTTGCCTATGTAGAGGCTATGGAGTTTCAGAAGGCAAGGGATAAATTCGCCAGCGTCCTTAATGCAAAAAGAGAAGGCAAGTGGAATGAAAAGGCAGACAAGGCGTGGAAAAAGATGGATAAGATTGTCCAGGCCATGGCAGGCATAACAGTAGGGGATGTAGGTAAAAAGATTGCGATAAAGGATTCTGTAACAAGGGCAGACCTTGCAGCGCTCCTGGTGGATGAATTAAAGATAGATAAACTATTTGCCGGCAGGATTCCAGTCCAATCACAGCTTGACAGGATGAAACCTGAATTTACCCCTGCCGACATGATGAATAACCCCTTTAGAGATGAAATACAGACCATTATGAAATGGAGGGTGAGAGGACTTGAGCCCAAATATGATGAGACAACAAAGGCATATCTTTTTAATCCTACAGAGGTTGTGAAAAGAGGAGAGATGGCTTTTATACTTGAGGATGTCCTTATAAAACTCACAGGGGATGACAAGATTGCCACTGCATATTTTGGACAGAGTAAATCTCCATTCCCGGACATAAGACCCACATCGCCAATATATAATGCTGTTATGAATATGACATCAAGGGGTATTATGGTTGGTGAGTTGTCTGGTGAGTTTAGACCCGATGACCCTGTTACAGGTGCAGATGCCCTACTTGCCTTAAGGATGCTAAAACAGCGGATGAATATATATTAA
- a CDS encoding CsgG/HfaB family protein: protein MKKGLLLIFIMMVFLLLNACATSIKTTALVPARYHEAAILKEVAVLPFDGVGGREFANEIEGTLGSINIGDKQYFTLVERTKINKVMDELKFSQSGLVDESRAAQLGKMLGARGIYTGIINKATTVDKPYREERQTCAQREVKRDRKGNLVEGSCIRWNKYYVNCIERIATFEFTPKLIEVETGRVTYSRTILKTTGAKGCSDDSKPVPSSMELIGKAKDMAKADFRRDIAPYYVNFEIVLMDSKDGIVSRDAESKFDRALEYARNNRMDRACELWGEARILSPNAPSILYDLGICSEITGDLEKAYDLYKKADRELGKPDDNITKALSRVGEQLKKQRLLKEQVGNK from the coding sequence ATGAAAAAAGGTTTGCTTTTGATATTCATAATGATGGTGTTTTTACTTTTAAATGCCTGTGCAACTTCAATCAAGACTACTGCCTTGGTGCCTGCAAGATATCATGAGGCAGCAATCTTAAAGGAGGTTGCTGTTTTACCCTTTGATGGTGTGGGTGGTAGAGAATTTGCCAATGAGATAGAGGGCACACTGGGAAGCATAAATATAGGAGATAAACAGTATTTTACCCTGGTTGAACGGACAAAGATAAATAAGGTGATGGATGAGTTAAAATTTTCTCAGAGCGGTCTCGTGGATGAAAGCAGGGCAGCACAATTAGGTAAGATGTTGGGTGCCAGAGGGATCTATACTGGTATTATAAACAAGGCAACCACTGTGGACAAACCCTATAGAGAGGAGAGACAGACCTGCGCCCAGAGGGAGGTTAAGAGGGACAGAAAAGGAAACCTGGTGGAAGGTTCATGTATAAGGTGGAACAAATATTATGTTAACTGCATAGAGAGGATTGCTACTTTTGAGTTTACTCCAAAACTTATTGAGGTGGAGACAGGAAGGGTTACATACTCAAGGACTATATTGAAGACAACAGGTGCCAAAGGATGTTCTGATGACAGTAAGCCTGTTCCGAGCTCCATGGAACTCATAGGGAAGGCAAAGGATATGGCAAAGGCAGATTTCAGGCGAGATATAGCGCCCTATTATGTCAATTTTGAGATCGTGCTCATGGACTCAAAGGATGGTATTGTATCCAGAGATGCTGAAAGCAAGTTTGACAGGGCTCTGGAATATGCAAGAAACAACAGGATGGATAGGGCATGTGAGCTATGGGGTGAGGCAAGGATACTATCACCTAATGCACCATCTATTCTTTATGACCTTGGCATATGTTCTGAGATAACAGGGGATTTAGAAAAGGCATATGATTTATATAAAAAGGCAGACAGGGAACTCGGCAAACCTGATGACAATATTACAAAGGCACTAAGCAGGGTGGGTGAACAGTTGAAAAAACAGAGATTGCTAAAAGAGCAGGTGGGAAACAAATAG